A genome region from Chryseobacterium sp. G0186 includes the following:
- a CDS encoding TolC family protein produces MKRINNSVIALSLFVGIANVNAQEKKNLSLDEAVQLGIQNSKNLKIDAAKIEEATADLLEAKNRQLPELKVSGSYMYLPIKPNVDIKLPGMSGGAGGPEVHQVLYGSANLSVPIYSGGRIRYGIQSAKYLVEASKLSTENDKVAIAYNVAQAYNNLFKANQSIKVFEENLSASQKRDETFLKMENNGLIARNDRLKANLQTSNIELQLLEAKNNYNIANINMDLLLGLPENTELEVDQNYIDESSEVKPIDFYMNEARENRKDLQALVQQRKAAELGTKAAKAENLPSLAFTGGYVAADIPKFLTVYNAVNVGVGISYNLSNIWKENSSLRQSQAREKQLAATDELLNDNIKLDVNREYQNTDYSKKRISVFEKSAEQANENYRITKNKYDNGLATMTELLDADAAQIAANVGVINARADAALAYRKLLQTTGTLTFK; encoded by the coding sequence ATGAAGAGAATAAATAACTCAGTGATTGCATTATCACTATTCGTAGGAATAGCAAATGTAAATGCTCAGGAGAAAAAAAATCTTTCTCTTGACGAAGCTGTGCAGCTGGGAATCCAGAACAGCAAGAATCTCAAGATCGATGCAGCCAAGATCGAGGAGGCTACGGCTGATCTTCTGGAGGCTAAAAACAGACAACTTCCGGAACTGAAAGTTTCGGGAAGCTATATGTATCTTCCGATAAAACCAAACGTAGACATCAAGCTTCCGGGTATGTCGGGTGGGGCAGGAGGCCCTGAAGTTCATCAGGTGCTTTATGGTTCGGCCAATCTTAGTGTACCCATTTACAGCGGAGGAAGAATCAGATATGGTATTCAGTCGGCAAAGTACTTGGTAGAAGCATCCAAACTAAGCACGGAAAATGATAAGGTTGCCATTGCTTACAATGTAGCCCAGGCTTATAACAATTTATTTAAAGCAAACCAGTCCATTAAAGTTTTTGAAGAAAACCTTTCTGCTTCTCAAAAAAGAGATGAAACTTTCCTTAAAATGGAAAATAACGGATTAATTGCAAGAAATGACAGATTAAAAGCTAATCTTCAGACTTCAAATATTGAGCTTCAGTTATTGGAAGCTAAGAATAATTACAATATTGCCAATATCAATATGGACCTGTTATTGGGACTTCCTGAAAATACAGAGCTTGAGGTAGATCAAAATTACATTGATGAGAGTTCAGAAGTAAAGCCAATTGATTTTTACATGAATGAAGCCAGAGAAAATCGTAAGGACCTGCAGGCATTAGTACAGCAGAGAAAAGCTGCAGAATTAGGAACAAAGGCAGCTAAGGCAGAGAATCTTCCGTCTTTGGCATTTACAGGAGGATATGTTGCAGCAGATATTCCTAAGTTTCTTACTGTTTATAATGCCGTGAATGTAGGAGTGGGAATTTCTTATAACCTATCTAATATCTGGAAAGAAAACTCATCCCTAAGACAGTCACAGGCAAGAGAAAAGCAATTGGCGGCTACAGATGAACTACTGAATGACAACATTAAGCTTGATGTAAACAGAGAATATCAAAATACAGACTACTCTAAAAAGAGAATCTCCGTTTTTGAAAAATCTGCAGAACAGGCTAATGAAAACTACAGAATTACAAAAAATAAATATGATAACGGTCTTGCTACCATGACGGAATTATTGGATGCAGATGCTGCTCAGATCGCCGCTAACGTTGGCGTCATCAATGCAAGGGCTGATGCTGCTCTGGCATATAGAAAACTATTACAAACTACAGGAACTTTAACATTTAAATAA
- a CDS encoding TetR/AcrR family transcriptional regulator, producing the protein MISKEENILFAAEKLFAEKGFEGTSTREIAKMANVNISMISYYFGSKEKLYEKLVEYRMNEGQFFSKDIVERTDLNEWQKIEKIIDQFSNRIRTQKCFYRIMQREQLHAENPQIVEFLKETKMSFLSMYSRILESGLKSGVFTKNPPIYLLHSTISGTLFYAFNAKEMYKEFLNNTEEDDVFDETFYTELNKHIKHLLKDLLGYEENK; encoded by the coding sequence ATGATTTCAAAAGAAGAAAATATATTATTTGCAGCCGAAAAGCTCTTTGCTGAAAAGGGTTTTGAGGGAACTTCCACCAGGGAAATTGCAAAGATGGCAAATGTAAATATCTCTATGATCTCGTATTATTTCGGTTCTAAGGAAAAACTTTATGAAAAGTTGGTTGAATACAGGATGAATGAAGGACAGTTTTTTTCAAAGGATATCGTAGAGAGAACAGACCTTAATGAATGGCAGAAAATTGAAAAAATAATAGATCAATTTTCCAATAGAATAAGAACTCAAAAATGCTTTTACAGGATTATGCAGCGGGAACAGCTTCATGCAGAAAATCCACAGATTGTAGAGTTTTTAAAGGAAACCAAAATGTCATTCCTTTCCATGTATTCCCGAATCTTGGAAAGTGGGCTGAAGAGTGGTGTTTTCACAAAAAATCCTCCTATTTATCTGCTTCATTCCACCATTAGTGGGACTTTGTTCTATGCATTCAATGCCAAGGAAATGTATAAAGAGTTCCTTAATAATACAGAAGAAGATGATGTTTTTGACGAAACATTCTATACCGAACTTAATAAACATATAAAACATTTACTAAAAGACCTTTTAGGTTATGAAGAGAATAAATAA
- a CDS encoding ATP-binding protein, whose product MNWDNIAGQENLKKLLRESIAENRVSHAQLFVGKEGYGTLPMVLAYAKEILKKENEHAASKVEHLNHLDLHFSFPVFTDNKNSLSKNKFEEFREMILASPYASYDDWTAFLESENKQLFISADEIDDQNQKFSLKSFEGGTKMLIVWRADKMNVAASNKFLKFLEEPPAKTIILLTAESTNDILPTILSRTQIVEVPRINDEDLESYLKKSFSVSEEKVREIVHEAQGNLNDAIKLLNSGDKSNEFEKLFVQWVRDAFMVKKKPEYLRSIILWAREIAGWNREKQKNFLNYCSEIFRLALLQNYQSENLVYKKIDANGFNWAGFSKFISGANIENILEEINAADLHLTRNGNPKIVWTDLGIKLSRYIHKST is encoded by the coding sequence ATGAATTGGGACAACATCGCCGGACAGGAGAATCTGAAAAAACTTCTTAGAGAAAGCATTGCAGAAAACAGAGTAAGTCATGCCCAACTTTTTGTAGGAAAAGAGGGGTACGGAACGTTACCTATGGTTTTGGCTTATGCAAAGGAGATCTTAAAGAAAGAAAATGAACATGCCGCTTCAAAGGTAGAACATCTCAATCATCTTGATTTACATTTCAGTTTTCCGGTTTTTACAGATAATAAAAATTCATTAAGCAAAAATAAATTCGAAGAGTTTCGGGAAATGATTTTAGCTTCTCCTTATGCAAGCTATGATGACTGGACTGCTTTTTTAGAATCAGAAAACAAACAGCTTTTCATTTCGGCGGATGAAATTGATGATCAGAACCAAAAGTTTTCCTTAAAAAGCTTTGAAGGAGGAACCAAGATGCTCATTGTCTGGAGAGCAGATAAAATGAATGTGGCTGCCTCCAATAAGTTTCTTAAGTTTTTGGAAGAACCACCTGCAAAAACAATTATTCTTCTTACCGCAGAAAGTACCAATGATATTCTTCCTACCATTCTTTCCAGAACCCAAATTGTAGAAGTTCCAAGAATTAATGATGAGGATTTAGAAAGCTATTTGAAAAAGAGTTTTTCTGTTTCTGAGGAAAAAGTAAGGGAGATTGTTCATGAAGCGCAGGGAAATCTCAATGATGCCATAAAACTGCTGAATTCCGGTGATAAAAGCAACGAATTTGAAAAACTATTTGTGCAGTGGGTTCGCGATGCCTTTATGGTAAAGAAAAAACCTGAATACCTTAGAAGTATTATTTTATGGGCACGGGAAATAGCAGGGTGGAACAGAGAAAAGCAGAAGAATTTCTTAAACTACTGTTCTGAGATTTTTAGATTGGCCCTTCTTCAGAATTATCAGTCTGAAAACTTGGTGTATAAAAAAATAGATGCCAATGGATTCAATTGGGCAGGTTTTTCAAAATTCATCAGCGGAGCCAATATTGAAAATATTCTGGAAGAAATCAATGCAGCAGATCTGCATCTGACCCGAAATGGAAATCCTAAAATAGTATGGACAGATCTCGGTATAAAACTATCGAGATATATTCATAAAAGCACATAA